One region of Mycolicibacterium rhodesiae NBB3 genomic DNA includes:
- a CDS encoding methyltransferase family protein yields MPVVALILFATFAALGFGWRSWEQRRRTGSTGFHGISGRPGSIEWCAGVGFIVSMGVAVLAPILQLLGVVSPVGLLHAPWIQFSGVAVAVIGIAATVYAQLDMGDSWRIGVNKSETTTLVRTGVFGWVRNPIFTAMMVFGFGFALLTPNPVALVGFVLLIVTIELQVRAVEEPYLLATHGDTYRDYCAGVGRFVPKVGRV; encoded by the coding sequence ATGCCGGTAGTCGCTCTCATTCTGTTCGCGACCTTCGCTGCCCTCGGATTCGGTTGGCGCAGTTGGGAACAGCGGCGGCGCACCGGATCGACCGGATTCCACGGCATCAGCGGCCGGCCAGGTTCGATCGAGTGGTGCGCGGGTGTCGGGTTCATCGTCTCGATGGGGGTCGCGGTTCTTGCGCCAATCCTGCAGTTGCTCGGCGTCGTCTCGCCGGTGGGCTTATTGCACGCGCCCTGGATTCAGTTCTCCGGCGTCGCGGTCGCGGTGATCGGCATCGCGGCCACCGTCTACGCCCAGCTGGACATGGGCGACTCGTGGCGCATCGGCGTCAACAAGAGCGAGACGACCACGCTCGTGCGCACCGGCGTCTTCGGATGGGTACGCAATCCGATCTTCACCGCCATGATGGTGTTCGGCTTCGGATTCGCGCTGCTGACCCCGAATCCGGTGGCCTTGGTGGGTTTCGTGCTCCTCATCGTCACGATCGAGCTTCAGGTCCGCGCCGTCGAGGAGCCGTACCTGCTGGCCACACACGGCGACACCTACCGCGACTACTGCGCAGGCGTCGGCCGCTTCGTCCCCAAAGTGGGGCGCGTCTAG
- a CDS encoding cation transporter, which produces MSTITRARRATLTRRIRLLVAATIAYNVVEAVVALAEGARVSSSALIGFGLDSVVEISSAAAVAWQFSAKDPQAREKSALRFIAFSFFALAAYVTVDAVRALTGVGEARPSTIGIALAALSLAIMPVLSLTQRAAGRELGSLSAVADSKQTLLCTYLSAILLAGLVVNSLLGWSWADPVAALGIAAIAVREGVDAWRGNPCCTTEGASCR; this is translated from the coding sequence ATGTCGACGATCACGCGGGCACGGCGGGCAACCCTGACCCGCCGCATCCGCCTGCTGGTGGCCGCGACCATCGCCTACAACGTCGTCGAGGCGGTCGTCGCACTGGCCGAAGGCGCCAGGGTGTCGTCGTCGGCACTGATCGGCTTCGGCCTCGACTCCGTGGTCGAGATCTCGTCGGCGGCGGCCGTCGCGTGGCAGTTCTCGGCCAAGGATCCCCAAGCCCGGGAGAAGTCGGCGCTGCGCTTCATCGCGTTCTCGTTCTTTGCGCTCGCCGCATACGTCACCGTCGACGCAGTGCGCGCCCTGACAGGCGTTGGCGAGGCACGTCCGTCGACCATCGGCATCGCGCTCGCGGCGCTCAGCCTGGCGATCATGCCGGTGCTCTCACTGACCCAACGGGCCGCAGGCCGCGAACTCGGATCGCTGTCGGCTGTTGCCGATTCGAAGCAGACGCTGCTGTGCACGTACCTGTCGGCGATCCTGCTCGCCGGCCTGGTGGTCAACAGCCTGCTCGGCTGGTCGTGGGCGGACCCTGTCGCGGCGCTCGGAATCGCCGCGATCGCCGTGCGCGAAGGCGTCGACGCCTGGCGCGGAAATCCGTGTTGCACTACGGAAGGAGCATCATGCCGGTAG
- a CDS encoding ArsR/SmtB family transcription factor — protein sequence MQTVVHSHALSRFGCALSDPTRAEILLMLRDGPGYPSDLADKIGVSRQIVSNHLACLRGCGLVIARPEGRRSRYELADERIAHALDDLIGLVLEVDPACCPAAKTDACC from the coding sequence ATGCAGACGGTCGTTCACAGCCACGCGCTCTCGCGGTTCGGGTGTGCACTGTCCGATCCGACCCGCGCCGAGATCCTGCTGATGCTGCGCGACGGCCCCGGCTATCCGTCCGATCTGGCCGACAAGATCGGGGTGTCGCGCCAGATCGTGTCCAACCACCTCGCGTGCCTGAGGGGCTGCGGACTGGTGATCGCCCGCCCCGAGGGCCGGCGCAGCCGCTACGAACTGGCCGACGAGCGCATCGCCCACGCGCTCGACGACCTGATCGGTCTCGTACTCGAGGTGGACCCGGCCTGCTGCCCCGCCGCCAAGACCGACGCCTGCTGCTGA
- a CDS encoding IS481 family transposase produces MAQKVTAMDIRMAAALAGQVDNVAAFCRDSGISRQTFYKFRKRFCDGGIEGLQDRSRRPLSSPGQTPVEVEDLIVLRRKQLIEQGRDHGAQSIVWSLQREGIAQVPSPSTVWQILTRRGMITAQPQKRPKSATKRFCFSRPNECWQSDWTRWSLADGTPVAIAGSLDDHSRYLVGLRAGAGDADSELVWSVIMAGIAECGIPSMSLSDNGIVYTGRFHSHESAFETNLRTLGVRTINSMPFHPQTCGKIERFWQTLKKWLTARDPAATLAELNTLIEQFRRFYNDQRPHRALRGATPTEAMAATTKARPADRPLPAPVFVSHHTVGQTSGYVHVAPYRVNVGLRWAGHECDVIRDGDHISIFSGNRLVRALTTDPTRNYQPIDKSTRTYRNREPKPAS; encoded by the coding sequence ATGGCCCAGAAGGTGACGGCGATGGACATTCGCATGGCTGCGGCATTGGCCGGCCAGGTCGACAACGTGGCGGCGTTCTGCCGAGATAGCGGGATTAGTCGGCAGACGTTCTACAAGTTCCGCAAGCGCTTCTGCGACGGCGGGATCGAGGGCCTGCAGGATCGATCGCGGCGTCCGCTGAGCTCACCGGGACAGACCCCGGTCGAGGTGGAGGACCTGATCGTGCTGCGACGCAAACAGCTCATCGAGCAGGGTCGAGACCACGGCGCGCAATCGATCGTGTGGTCGCTGCAACGCGAGGGCATCGCGCAGGTGCCCTCGCCGTCGACGGTGTGGCAGATTTTGACCCGCCGCGGCATGATCACCGCCCAGCCGCAGAAACGCCCGAAGTCAGCAACGAAGCGGTTCTGCTTTTCTCGGCCCAACGAGTGTTGGCAGTCCGATTGGACCAGGTGGTCGCTGGCCGATGGAACACCGGTGGCCATTGCGGGCAGCCTCGATGATCACTCCCGCTATCTCGTCGGGTTGCGCGCGGGTGCTGGCGACGCCGACAGTGAGCTCGTCTGGTCGGTCATCATGGCCGGTATCGCCGAGTGCGGGATACCGTCGATGTCGTTGTCCGACAACGGAATCGTCTACACCGGTAGGTTCCACTCCCATGAATCGGCGTTTGAGACCAACTTACGCACCCTAGGTGTGCGCACCATCAACTCGATGCCCTTTCATCCGCAGACCTGCGGCAAGATCGAACGATTCTGGCAGACGCTGAAAAAGTGGCTCACAGCCCGCGACCCCGCGGCCACCCTCGCCGAGCTCAACACGCTGATCGAGCAGTTCCGCAGGTTCTACAACGACCAGCGACCCCACCGCGCCCTGCGCGGAGCCACCCCCACCGAGGCGATGGCCGCCACCACCAAAGCCCGCCCCGCCGACCGTCCACTACCCGCACCGGTATTCGTCAGCCACCACACCGTGGGACAGACCTCGGGCTACGTGCACGTCGCGCCCTACAGAGTCAACGTTGGGCTACGCTGGGCCGGCCACGAATGCGATGTCATCCGCGACGGCGACCACATCTCCATCTTCAGCGGCAACAGACTCGTACGCGCACTGACCACCGATCCCACACGCAACTACCAACCCATCGACAAATCCACCCGCACCTACCGCAACCGCGAACCCAAACCGGCATCATGA
- a CDS encoding enoyl-CoA hydratase/isomerase family protein: MTTSEASTPPRPPEGDWLGTPYLKFTREGAFGVCTLDRPEARNAMTPAMYFGIRYAVRHVDADPDLAGLLITGTGDVFAPGGDMGGGDGSDNWLTFGSALGMDVTPFETLRQSVKPVVAAVNGLCQGGGLQIALCSDMTVVSDRATFRVPELLRGIADTYYSQMLARLIGPVRTRDLMFTGRTLTAQEAEEWGMVARVVPHEELLDASREVLGQCCRTAPAARSLVKSSLDNYLGLFDRIGMQAGISGPEAIEGFLSFKERRSPSWVHPDLRIDGRL, from the coding sequence ATGACGACCAGCGAAGCGTCGACCCCACCGCGTCCACCCGAGGGCGACTGGCTCGGCACGCCGTACCTGAAGTTCACCAGGGAAGGCGCGTTCGGAGTCTGCACGCTGGACCGGCCGGAAGCGCGCAACGCGATGACCCCCGCGATGTACTTCGGTATTCGTTACGCGGTCCGCCACGTCGACGCCGACCCCGATCTGGCGGGCCTGCTGATCACCGGCACCGGCGACGTCTTCGCGCCGGGCGGCGACATGGGCGGTGGCGACGGCAGCGACAACTGGCTGACCTTCGGGTCGGCGCTGGGAATGGATGTGACGCCGTTCGAGACCCTGCGCCAATCGGTCAAGCCCGTGGTGGCGGCGGTCAACGGCCTGTGCCAGGGCGGCGGATTGCAGATCGCGCTGTGCAGCGACATGACGGTGGTCAGCGACCGGGCGACGTTCCGGGTGCCCGAGCTGCTGCGCGGCATCGCCGACACCTACTACAGCCAGATGCTCGCGCGCCTGATCGGGCCGGTGCGCACCCGCGACCTCATGTTCACCGGTCGCACGCTGACCGCGCAGGAGGCCGAGGAGTGGGGCATGGTCGCGCGGGTCGTCCCGCATGAGGAGTTGCTCGACGCGTCGCGCGAGGTGCTCGGTCAGTGCTGTCGCACCGCACCCGCAGCGAGGAGCTTGGTCAAGTCCAGCCTCGACAACTATCTGGGCCTGTTCGACCGCATCGGCATGCAGGCCGGCATATCCGGCCCGGAGGCTATCGAAGGTTTCCTGTCGTTCAAGGAGCGACGCTCGCCGAGTTGGGTGCACCCGGATCTGCGGATCGACGGCCGCCTTTGA
- a CDS encoding ribokinase has translation MTARVCVVGSVNADLTFTVDALPRPGQTVLASSLLSSPGGKGGNQAVAAARAGASVQLIAALGSDSAADQLRAHLSANDVGLDGVVTVSGPSGAAVIVVDAAAENNIVVAPGANAQLNVDSAEIRGVIADSDVVLLQLEIPIATAIAAARVGRTAGATVIVNASPAGARPHDLLALSELADVVVVNEAEAREWHWPVAHLVITRGRRGASYLGEDERFDVPAPRVTPVDTAGAGDVFAGVLAAAWRDGHEVALRRACAAGALSTLVPGAGDCAPYAEAIDDAVSDRTASERHP, from the coding sequence ATGACCGCGCGGGTCTGCGTAGTGGGCAGTGTCAACGCCGATCTCACCTTCACCGTGGACGCCTTGCCGCGGCCGGGCCAAACCGTTCTGGCGTCCTCACTGCTGTCCTCGCCAGGCGGAAAGGGCGGCAACCAGGCCGTGGCCGCCGCCCGCGCGGGTGCCTCGGTGCAGCTGATCGCGGCACTGGGCAGCGACTCCGCCGCCGATCAGCTGCGCGCCCACCTGTCCGCCAACGACGTCGGGCTTGACGGCGTGGTCACCGTGTCCGGACCCAGCGGCGCGGCGGTCATCGTGGTGGACGCCGCGGCCGAGAACAACATCGTGGTCGCGCCGGGGGCGAATGCGCAGCTGAACGTCGACTCCGCCGAAATCCGAGGCGTGATCGCCGACAGCGACGTCGTGCTGCTGCAGCTGGAGATCCCGATCGCGACCGCGATCGCCGCTGCGCGGGTCGGACGGACCGCGGGTGCCACGGTCATCGTCAACGCGTCTCCCGCCGGCGCGCGACCGCACGACCTGCTCGCACTGTCCGAGCTCGCCGACGTCGTCGTCGTCAACGAAGCGGAAGCTCGTGAATGGCACTGGCCCGTCGCCCATCTCGTGATCACCCGGGGCAGGCGCGGCGCGAGCTACCTCGGCGAGGACGAGCGGTTCGATGTCCCCGCACCGCGTGTCACGCCCGTCGACACCGCGGGTGCAGGCGACGTGTTCGCAGGCGTGCTGGCGGCCGCCTGGCGGGACGGGCATGAAGTCGCGCTGCGCAGGGCATGCGCGGCCGGCGCGTTGTCGACGCTGGTGCCCGGCGCCGGCGACTGCGCCCCGTATGCCGAAGCCATCGACGATGCAGTGTCCGACCGAACAGCGAGCGAAAGGCATCCATGA
- a CDS encoding glutamate-5-semialdehyde dehydrogenase — MSVQAAVRSGATNGPGSDLRSQVHDAARRARVAARALATLSTEVKNRALHAAADAVLARVHEILAANERDLDAARAAGTPDAMLDRLALNPQRVDGIASGLRQVAGLPDPVGEVLRGRTLPNGLRLRQQRVPLGVVGIVYEGRPNVTVDAFGLTLKSGNSVLLRGSSSAAHSNDALVTALRAAMAGEGLEPDVVQLLPSADRASVTHLIQARGLVDVVIPRGGAGLIDAVVRDAMVPTIETGVGNCHVYVHEAADLDVAERILLNAKTRRPSVCNAAESLLIDAAIADTALPRLTQALQSAGVTLHENPSDDELRAEFLSMDIAIAVVDGLDAAIEHINEYGTGHTEAIVTTNLAAAQRFTERVDAAAVMVNASTAFTDGEQFGFGAEIGISTQKLHARGPMGLPELTSTKWIVWGDGQTRPA, encoded by the coding sequence ATGAGTGTGCAGGCTGCAGTTCGGAGCGGCGCGACAAATGGGCCTGGGTCCGACTTGCGCTCGCAGGTCCACGACGCCGCCCGCCGGGCCCGCGTCGCGGCGCGAGCACTGGCGACGCTGAGCACCGAGGTAAAGAACCGCGCGCTGCACGCCGCCGCCGATGCCGTGCTGGCTCGCGTGCATGAAATCCTTGCCGCCAACGAACGCGATCTCGACGCTGCGAGGGCCGCGGGCACGCCGGACGCCATGCTCGATCGGCTCGCGCTGAACCCTCAGCGCGTCGACGGCATCGCGTCGGGACTGCGTCAGGTTGCCGGTCTACCCGATCCGGTCGGCGAGGTGTTGCGTGGGCGCACTCTGCCCAACGGTCTACGACTTCGTCAGCAGCGCGTGCCGCTCGGTGTCGTCGGCATCGTCTACGAGGGCCGGCCCAACGTCACCGTCGACGCCTTCGGGTTGACCCTGAAGTCCGGCAACTCGGTGCTGCTGCGCGGAAGCTCGTCGGCGGCCCATTCCAACGACGCGCTAGTCACCGCACTGCGCGCCGCCATGGCAGGCGAGGGGCTCGAACCCGACGTCGTGCAGTTGCTTCCCAGCGCGGACCGCGCCAGCGTCACCCATCTGATCCAGGCCCGCGGTCTCGTCGACGTTGTGATCCCGCGCGGGGGAGCGGGCTTGATCGACGCGGTGGTGCGCGACGCGATGGTCCCGACCATCGAGACCGGCGTCGGTAACTGTCACGTCTACGTGCACGAGGCCGCCGATCTCGATGTGGCCGAACGGATTTTGCTCAACGCCAAGACGCGCAGGCCCAGCGTGTGCAACGCCGCTGAGTCGCTCTTGATCGACGCCGCGATCGCCGACACCGCCCTGCCCCGGCTGACGCAGGCCCTGCAGAGCGCGGGTGTGACTCTGCACGAGAACCCGTCCGACGACGAACTGCGCGCCGAGTTCTTGTCGATGGACATCGCCATCGCGGTGGTCGACGGTCTCGACGCCGCGATCGAGCACATCAACGAATACGGCACCGGACATACCGAAGCCATCGTGACCACCAATCTTGCTGCTGCACAGCGGTTCACCGAGCGGGTGGACGCCGCGGCGGTGATGGTGAACGCGTCGACCGCGTTCACCGACGGCGAGCAATTCGGTTTCGGCGCCGAAATCGGCATCTCCACCCAGAAGCTGCACGCCCGCGGACCCATGGGCCTGCCCGAGTTGACATCGACCAAATGGATTGTGTGGGGCGACGGTCAGACCCGCCCCGCCTGA
- a CDS encoding AAA family ATPase: MSVPARPAPLFADIDDVAAKLAETGYLPDTATATAVFLADRLGKPLLVEGPAGVGKTELARAVAQATGSGLVRLQCYEGVDEARALYEWNHAKQILRIQAGSGDWDQTKTDVFSEEFLLTRPLLTAIKRTDPTVLLIDETDKADIEIEGLLLEVLSDFAVTVPELGTIVAERKPFVVLTSNATRELSEALKRRCLFLHIDFPDAELERRILLSRVPELPEHLAEELVRIIGVLRGMALKKLPSVAETIDWARTLLALGLDTITDATIAATLGVVLKHQSDQVKAAGELRLN; encoded by the coding sequence ATGAGCGTCCCCGCACGCCCTGCTCCGCTGTTCGCCGACATCGACGATGTCGCGGCCAAGCTTGCCGAGACCGGGTATCTGCCCGACACCGCAACCGCCACAGCGGTATTCCTCGCCGACCGGCTGGGCAAGCCGCTGTTGGTCGAGGGTCCCGCGGGTGTCGGCAAGACCGAACTGGCCCGCGCGGTCGCGCAGGCGACCGGATCGGGCCTGGTGCGGTTGCAGTGCTACGAGGGCGTCGACGAGGCCCGCGCCCTCTACGAGTGGAACCACGCCAAGCAGATCCTGCGCATCCAGGCCGGGTCTGGCGACTGGGACCAGACGAAAACCGATGTGTTCAGCGAAGAGTTCCTGCTGACGCGTCCGCTGCTGACGGCGATCAAGCGCACTGATCCGACAGTCTTGCTGATCGACGAGACCGACAAAGCCGACATCGAGATCGAGGGTCTGCTGCTGGAGGTACTCAGCGACTTCGCCGTCACCGTTCCGGAACTGGGCACCATCGTCGCCGAGCGCAAGCCGTTCGTCGTGCTGACCTCCAATGCGACGCGCGAACTGTCGGAGGCGCTCAAACGCCGGTGTCTGTTCCTGCACATCGACTTTCCCGATGCCGAACTGGAGCGACGCATCCTGTTGTCCCGGGTGCCGGAGCTGCCCGAGCACCTCGCCGAGGAACTGGTGCGCATCATCGGCGTGCTGCGCGGCATGGCGCTGAAGAAGCTGCCGTCGGTGGCGGAGACCATCGACTGGGCGCGCACGCTGCTGGCGCTGGGACTGGACACGATCACCGATGCGACCATCGCAGCCACCCTCGGTGTGGTGCTCAAGCACCAGTCCGATCAGGTCAAGGCTGCCGGAGAGTTACGGCTGAATTGA
- a CDS encoding vWA domain-containing protein, producing the protein MAVRRTRPPQPLAPHGIPGHLVEFVEALRGRGISVGPSETVDAGRVMSVLGLQSREQLREGIACAVLRRPDHRETFDAMFDLWFPAALGAKTVLTDEDDETDGEPEGLPPEDVDAMRQALLDLLEANEDLANMDERLQRMIAQIVEAHGRYNSSRGPSYSSYQALKAMNLDDLEGRLLAGLLAPYGDEPTPTQEQIAKAMAAQRINQLRRMVEAETKRRTAEQLGRDHVQMYGVPQLAENVEFLRASGEQLRQMQRVVKPLARTLATRLAARRRRSRQGEIDLRKTLRKSMSTGGVPIDVVLKKPHPARPELVVLCDVSGSVAGFSHFTLMLVHALRQQFSRVRVFAFIDTTDEVTELFGPDADLAVAVQRITREAAVYTRDGHSDYGHAFVSFMNAWPNVLSPRSSLLVLGDGRNNYRNPEVELLAHMVNSSRHAHWLNPEPRHLWGSGDSAVPRYQDVITMHECRSAKQLASVIDALLPV; encoded by the coding sequence ATGGCAGTCCGACGCACCCGCCCGCCGCAACCGTTGGCGCCGCACGGAATTCCCGGCCACCTGGTGGAGTTCGTCGAAGCGCTGCGCGGACGCGGCATTTCGGTGGGGCCGTCGGAAACCGTCGACGCCGGCCGGGTGATGTCGGTCCTGGGCCTGCAGAGCCGCGAACAGCTGCGCGAGGGTATCGCCTGCGCGGTGCTGCGCCGTCCCGACCACCGTGAGACGTTCGACGCGATGTTCGACCTGTGGTTCCCCGCGGCGCTGGGTGCGAAAACGGTCCTCACCGACGAGGACGACGAAACGGACGGCGAGCCAGAGGGATTACCGCCCGAGGACGTCGATGCCATGCGTCAGGCGTTGCTAGATCTGTTGGAGGCCAACGAAGACCTGGCCAACATGGACGAGCGACTACAGCGGATGATCGCCCAGATTGTCGAGGCGCACGGACGGTACAACTCCAGCCGCGGCCCGTCGTACTCGTCGTATCAGGCGCTCAAGGCGATGAACCTCGACGACCTCGAAGGCAGGCTGCTGGCCGGCCTGCTCGCACCGTACGGCGACGAACCGACGCCGACGCAGGAACAGATCGCGAAAGCGATGGCGGCGCAACGCATCAACCAACTGCGTCGCATGGTGGAGGCCGAGACCAAGCGCCGAACCGCCGAACAGCTGGGCCGCGACCATGTCCAGATGTACGGCGTGCCGCAGCTCGCCGAGAACGTCGAATTTTTGCGAGCCTCCGGCGAGCAGCTTCGCCAGATGCAACGGGTCGTGAAACCGCTGGCGCGCACGTTGGCGACCCGGCTGGCCGCGCGGCGCCGACGGTCGCGGCAGGGCGAGATCGACCTGCGTAAGACGCTGCGCAAGTCGATGTCCACCGGTGGCGTGCCGATCGACGTGGTGCTCAAGAAGCCGCATCCCGCCCGGCCCGAGCTGGTGGTGCTGTGCGACGTGTCCGGATCGGTGGCCGGCTTCAGCCATTTCACGTTGATGCTCGTGCATGCCCTGCGCCAGCAGTTCTCGCGCGTTCGCGTGTTCGCCTTCATCGACACCACCGACGAGGTCACCGAACTGTTCGGACCCGACGCCGACCTGGCGGTCGCGGTGCAGCGGATCACCCGCGAGGCGGCCGTGTACACCCGCGACGGCCATTCCGACTATGGGCACGCGTTCGTCTCGTTCATGAATGCGTGGCCGAATGTGCTGTCGCCGCGCAGCTCCCTGCTGGTGCTCGGCGACGGGCGCAACAACTACCGTAATCCCGAAGTGGAGCTGCTGGCCCACATGGTCAACTCCAGCAGGCACGCGCACTGGCTCAACCCCGAACCCAGGCACCTGTGGGGCAGCGGAGATTCGGCGGTGCCGCGCTACCAGGACGTCATCACGATGCATGAATGCCGGTCCGCGAAACAGCTGGCCTCGGTCATCGATGCGCTGCTGCCGGTCTAG
- the nadD gene encoding nicotinate-nucleotide adenylyltransferase, whose amino-acid sequence MGVMGGTFDPIHNGHLVAASEVADLFELDEVVFVPTGQPWQKRQRPVTAAEDRYLMTVIATASNPRFSVSRVDIDRGGPTYTKDTLRDLRAVNPEADLYFITGADALASILSWQNWEEMFSIAKFVGVSRPGYELDGQHIQAAMAELPAEALSLVEVPALAISSTDCRKRAEENRPIWYLVPDGVVQYVTKRELYQAHSLATEEPTR is encoded by the coding sequence ATGGGCGTGATGGGTGGGACGTTCGACCCCATCCACAACGGCCACCTTGTCGCGGCCAGCGAAGTCGCCGACCTGTTCGAGCTCGACGAGGTGGTGTTCGTCCCGACGGGCCAGCCGTGGCAGAAGCGTCAGCGCCCCGTCACCGCTGCCGAGGACCGCTATCTGATGACCGTGATCGCGACGGCGTCCAACCCGAGGTTCTCGGTCAGCCGTGTCGACATCGACCGCGGCGGCCCGACCTACACCAAGGACACGTTGCGCGACCTGCGTGCGGTCAACCCGGAAGCGGACCTGTACTTCATCACCGGAGCCGACGCGCTGGCGTCGATCCTGTCCTGGCAGAACTGGGAGGAAATGTTCTCGATAGCCAAATTCGTCGGTGTCAGTCGGCCGGGCTACGAACTGGACGGACAGCACATCCAGGCCGCCATGGCGGAACTTCCCGCCGAGGCGCTGAGCCTGGTGGAAGTGCCTGCGCTGGCGATCTCGTCGACTGACTGCCGAAAGCGCGCTGAGGAGAACAGGCCCATCTGGTATCTGGTGCCCGACGGAGTGGTTCAGTACGTGACCAAACGCGAGCTCTATCAAGCACATTCGCTGGCAACCGAGGAGCCGACGCGATGA
- the rsfS gene encoding ribosome silencing factor, with protein MSASEEAIGMATVAARAAAAKLATDVVVIDVSGQLVITDCFVIASASNERQVNAIVDEVEEKMRLAGHKPARREGAREGRWTLLDFVDIVVHIQHQDERNFYALDKLWRDCPAITVDLDVDEPIARRATDTDS; from the coding sequence ATGAGCGCATCTGAGGAGGCGATCGGCATGGCCACGGTGGCCGCGCGCGCGGCGGCCGCCAAACTGGCCACCGACGTCGTTGTGATCGATGTGTCCGGGCAGCTGGTCATCACCGATTGTTTCGTCATCGCATCGGCGTCCAACGAACGCCAGGTCAACGCGATCGTCGACGAGGTCGAGGAGAAGATGCGCCTCGCCGGGCACAAGCCCGCCCGCCGGGAGGGCGCCCGCGAGGGGCGCTGGACGCTGCTCGACTTCGTGGACATCGTGGTGCACATCCAGCATCAGGACGAACGCAACTTCTACGCGCTGGACAAGCTCTGGCGTGACTGTCCCGCCATCACGGTGGACTTGGACGTCGATGAGCCGATCGCGCGAAGAGCAACGGACACCGACTCGTGA
- the gpgP gene encoding glucosyl-3-phosphoglycerate phosphatase → MRIRHLVLLRHGQTEFNAGSRMQGQLDTDLSELGRVQAVAAAEVLAKRQPLLIVSSDLRRALDTAVALGERSGVPVQVDTRLRETHLGDWQGLTHLEVDAQSPGARLAWRENARWAPHGGESRVDVAARSMPLVAELLTAQADWGVDERDRPVVLVAHGGLIAALTAALLGLPVDNWPVLGGMGNCSWVQLSAHSDIDAAHADIRWRLDVWNASAQVANDVL, encoded by the coding sequence GTGAGGATCCGCCACCTGGTTCTGCTGCGTCACGGCCAGACCGAGTTCAACGCGGGCAGTCGCATGCAGGGTCAGCTGGACACCGACCTCTCCGAGCTCGGCAGGGTGCAGGCCGTAGCCGCCGCTGAGGTGCTGGCCAAGCGTCAGCCGCTGCTCATCGTGTCCTCGGACCTGCGGCGGGCGCTGGACACGGCGGTCGCTCTCGGCGAGCGTTCCGGAGTTCCGGTGCAGGTGGACACCAGGCTGCGGGAGACGCATCTGGGCGACTGGCAGGGTTTGACGCATCTCGAGGTCGACGCCCAATCCCCAGGCGCCCGGCTCGCGTGGCGCGAAAACGCGCGGTGGGCGCCGCATGGCGGGGAGAGCCGCGTGGACGTCGCGGCGCGCAGCATGCCGCTGGTGGCCGAGCTGCTCACCGCCCAGGCGGACTGGGGCGTCGACGAACGCGATCGGCCCGTCGTGCTCGTCGCACACGGTGGCCTCATCGCAGCACTGACTGCGGCGCTGCTCGGGCTTCCCGTCGACAACTGGCCGGTCCTCGGTGGAATGGGCAACTGCAGCTGGGTGCAGTTGTCGGCCCATAGCGACATCGACGCCGCGCACGCGGATATCCGTTGGCGGCTCGACGTCTGGAACGCCTCGGCGCAGGTTGCCAACGATGTCCTCTGA
- the octT gene encoding diglucosylglycerate octanoyltransferase: protein MSSDPARRTLLLFCDSLSYYGPTGGLPSDDPRIWPNIVAAQLGWDVELIGRIGWTCRDVWWAATQDPRAWAALPRAGAVVFATGGMDSLPSPLPTALRELIRYIRPAWLRRWARDGYGWLQPRLSPVSRAALPPHVSVEYLEMTRGAIDFNRPGIPVVASLPSVHIAQTYGNAHHGREGTVKAITAWAAEHDIPLVDLKAAVGDEVMSGRGNPDGIHWNFEAHQAVADLMLEALAEAGVPCP from the coding sequence ATGTCCTCTGACCCTGCCCGCCGAACGCTGCTGCTGTTCTGCGACTCGTTGTCGTATTACGGCCCGACCGGTGGTTTGCCGTCCGACGATCCGCGCATCTGGCCCAACATCGTTGCCGCCCAGTTGGGTTGGGATGTCGAACTCATCGGACGCATCGGCTGGACGTGCCGCGACGTGTGGTGGGCCGCGACCCAGGATCCGCGGGCATGGGCGGCGCTGCCGCGGGCGGGCGCCGTGGTGTTCGCGACCGGCGGGATGGATTCGCTTCCGTCGCCGTTGCCGACGGCGCTTCGGGAGTTGATCAGATACATCCGCCCCGCGTGGCTTCGGCGTTGGGCACGCGATGGATACGGCTGGCTGCAGCCGCGGCTCTCACCGGTGTCGCGCGCGGCGCTGCCGCCGCACGTGTCTGTCGAATATCTCGAGATGACCAGAGGGGCAATTGATTTCAACCGACCCGGGATCCCGGTCGTCGCATCGTTGCCGTCGGTGCACATCGCGCAAACGTACGGAAACGCCCACCACGGTCGGGAAGGCACGGTGAAGGCGATCACCGCATGGGCGGCCGAACACGACATACCGCTCGTCGATCTGAAGGCCGCCGTCGGCGACGAGGTGATGAGCGGCCGCGGCAATCCGGACGGGATCCACTGGAATTTCGAAGCCCATCAGGCGGTGGCCGACCTGATGCTCGAGGCGCTTGCCGAAGCCGGCGTGCCATGTCCGTGA